The genomic region TTCTGCAAAGGAATAAAATATGAATTTTTTGGCAATGTATCCTAAAATGTTATACAAAGAGGGGGTGCATGCTATGAGTGAACCGAGGCAGATCAAAGATAAAATCGAACGGAATAGGCAAGAGTTAAGTCGTTTGGCGGAGAATCATGGCATGCAAGACAACAAAGTCCTTCAACAATCGATGCTACTGGATGAACTGATTAATGAGTATAATCGTTTTAAATATAAGACCGGATTTATGAATAGGCAACCGATTGCATAATGCAGTCGGTTGTTTTTAGTTGGAGTATATGGGGCGGAATAGAATGGGAGAGAGGCTCCGTTCGTTCCAAGCCTAATGCCAATAGAGCTAATAAAGATAAACAAGACTCCAAAACCACGTAGAAGTGGATTTGGAGTCTTTGGACTGTCTCAATTCATTCGTGCCTCAAGTCGTCTTGCGACAATGGACAGCGCGTAGTTGATGACAAAATATAGTACGGCTGCAAGCAGCAGGGCCGGGATGATGTAATCGAAACTTTGGCCGCCAAGGATCTGCACGTTGTGCATCAGCTCCGGCAGGGAGATGATGATGGCCAGTGATGTATCCTTCAGAAGCGAAATGAACTGGCTGACCATCGGCGGAGACATGCGGCGTAGTGCCTGTGGCATGATGATGCCACCGAGAGTCTGCATGTAGCTCAGGCCCGAGGAGCGGGCAGCTTCTACCTGACCACGCTCAACGGACTTCAGACCGCTACGGACGATCTCAGCGATCATCGCGCCTTCGAACAGACTCAGTCCAACGACCGTGGACCAGAAGACGGACATTTTGATCCCGAGTTGTGGAAGTACGATGTGGATGAAGAAAATGATGAGCAGCAGCGGTAGATTCCGGATCGTATCCACAATCACCGCCACGATCTGCGACAGAATGGGGATGCGGGTAAACCGCAACGTACCCAGCACAGTGCCAAGCATGAAGCTGAAT from Paenibacillus sp. FSL R5-0341 harbors:
- a CDS encoding aspartyl-phosphate phosphatase Spo0E family protein, translated to MSEPRQIKDKIERNRQELSRLAENHGMQDNKVLQQSMLLDELINEYNRFKYKTGFMNRQPIA
- a CDS encoding amino acid ABC transporter permease; its protein translation is MDFSGAYAWPNLRFLLQGFLITLQVAGLSIVFSFMLGTVLGTLRFTRIPILSQIVAVIVDTIRNLPLLLIIFFIHIVLPQLGIKMSVFWSTVVGLSLFEGAMIAEIVRSGLKSVERGQVEAARSSGLSYMQTLGGIIMPQALRRMSPPMVSQFISLLKDTSLAIIISLPELMHNVQILGGQSFDYIIPALLLAAVLYFVINYALSIVARRLEARMN